The following proteins are encoded in a genomic region of Pyrus communis chromosome 11, drPyrComm1.1, whole genome shotgun sequence:
- the LOC137749169 gene encoding major latex allergen Hev b 5-like, whose translation MATVQVVSAQTALPLEDTTHHEESVKAQEIVITPTTEEPAAEVAEEPKEAAETVVASEEEVPKAEVEETVVEAEAKDVKVQESKEVAAVEKEEEPSVDKTTTEEETTTPKKVAPEPEPKPVLEEEAKDKEDTADDFAEILPVVPVTPEAESAVEAPKEEVAGEEVAGKEEEKAAEVEEKVGTEAPGVKAE comes from the exons ATGGCCACTGTTCAG GTTGTATCAGCACAGACAGCCCTTCCTTTAGAGGACACAACTCATCACGAGGAATCAGTCAAGGCTCAAGAGATTGTTATCACACCTACTACTGAAGAACCAGCAGCTGAAGTTGCGGAGGAGCCAAAGGAAGCTGCAGAGACTGTTGTGGCATCTGAGGAAGAAGTACCTAAGGCTGAGGTCGAGGAAACCGTAGTTGAAGCTGAGGCAAAGGATGTGAAGGTACAGGAGTCCAAGGAAGTTGCAGCAgtcgaaaaagaagaagaaccaAGTGTGGATAAGACTACAACTGAAGAGGAAACTACTACACCTAAAAAGGTAGCACCTGAGCCAGAGCCAAAACCAGTGCTTGAGGAGGAGGCCAAGGACAAGGAGGATACTGCTGATGACTTTGCTGAGATTCTTCCGGTGGTACCAGTTACACCAGAGGCAGAATCAGCAGTTGAGGCCCCTAAAGAGGAGGTAGCAGGTGAGGAGGTAGCAGGTAAGGAGGAAGAGAAGGCAGCTGAGGTTGAGGAGAAAGTTGGCACTGAAGCTCCAGGGGTGAAGGCTGAGTGA
- the LOC137749173 gene encoding uncharacterized protein gives MRSMLTTMRQNIHNIRKSPRVADESMVNVGAGNPAPAGLPIFPAHHDHRHVDRRSSLRIRWIKGFSSVLYSVVLVPFSAISCFSQPHHVHGADGVWASGEFSQITEMNQLMVSDSMRYAILM, from the coding sequence ATGAGGAGTATGCTAACAACAATGAGGCAAAATATCCACAACATAAGGAAAAGCCCTAGAGTAGCAGATGAGAGCATGGTAAATGTTGGAGCAGGGAACCCAGCACCAGCAGGATTGCCAATTTTTCCAGCTCACCATGATCATCGTCACGTGGATCGAAGATCATCCTTGCGTATACGTTGGATTAAGGGGTTTAGTTCAGTGTTGTATAGCGTTGTACTCGTGCCATTTTCTGCAATTTCTTGCTTTTCTCAACCTCATCATGTTCATGGTGCTGATGGGGTGTGGGCATCTGGTGAGTTTTCCCAGATAACGGAGATGAATCAACTAATGGTAAGTGACAGCATGCGCTATGCCATCTTGATGTGA
- the LOC137749168 gene encoding rho GDP-dissociation inhibitor 1-like, with amino-acid sequence MGGGEKSDKKTKKENQDDTDSEGVEGIGRQMSETSVSAAEEEEDEEGSSKIQLGPQCTLKEQIEKDKDDESLRRWKEQLLGAVDFENVGETLEPEVKFIQLSILSPGRPDIVLDIPGDGKPKGLWFTLKEGSPHNLKFSFQVSNNIVSGLKYTNTVWKTGVKVDSTKEMIGTFSPQQEPYIHVMPEDTTPSGMFARGSYSARSKFLDDDNKCYLEINYTFDIRKEWAK; translated from the exons ATGGGGGGAGGAGAGAAGAGtgacaaaaaaacaaagaaagaaaaccagGATGATACAGATAGTGAAGGAGTGGAGGGGATTGGGAGGCAGATGAGTGAGACTTCTGTTTCTGCGgctgaggaggaggaagacgaaGAGGGAAGCAGTAAAATTCAGTTGGGTCCTCAGTGCACTCTCAAAGAACAGATTGAGAAGGATAAG GATGATGAGAGTTTGAGGAGGTGGAAGGAGCAGCTTCTTGGGGCTGTAGATTTTGAGAATGTTGGAG AAACTCTTGAACCAGAAGTGAAGTTCATTCAGCTTTCAATCCTTTCTCCTGGTAGACCTgacattgttcttgatattccGGGAGATGGGAAACCCAAAGGCTTATGGTTCACGCTGAAAGAAGGTAGTCCGCATAACCTGAAGTTCTCCTTCCAAGTTAGCAATAACATTGTATCCGGCCTCAAGTACACCAACACTGTTTGGAAAACTGGTGTCAAGG TTGACAGCACAAAAGAGATGATTGGAACTTTCAGTCCTCAGCAAGAGCCTTACATACATGTGATGCCGGAAGACACCACGCCTTCTGGCATGTTTGCCAGAGGTTCATATTCTGCAAGATCAAAG TTTCTTGACGATGATAACAAGTGCTACTTGGAGATCAATTACACCTTCGATATTCGAAAGGAATGGGCTAAATAA
- the LOC137749172 gene encoding uncharacterized protein isoform X2 gives MGSQLIQPTVTKGRDEVYVAAVPLRATKGDAQLLTSAAYSLNLWNLLHFMAMVFDFQPKDPENIYVALAVLSGKAISGLVEYLIDEEHILERLEGKQKH, from the exons ATGGGCTCACAGCTCATTCAACCAACAGTGACCAAAGGAAGGGATGAAGTTTATGTTGCAGCAGTGCCTCTAAGAGCAACAAAAGGAGATGCCCAGCTGCTTACATCTGCTGCTTATTCTCTCAATCTCTGGAATTTGCTGCATTTCATG GCCATGGTTTTCGATTTTCAACCTAAAGATCCTGAAAACATATATGTAGCCCTTGCAGTTCTATCTGGGAAAGCAATATCCG GCTTGGTCGAGTACCTGATCGATGAAGAACATATATTGGAGCGTTTGGAAGGAAAACAGAAACATTGA
- the LOC137749172 gene encoding uncharacterized protein isoform X1 gives MGSQLIQPTVTKGRDEVYVAAVPLRATKGDAQLLTSAAYSLNLWNLLHFMVIIKPSSPPPDCQAMVFDFQPKDPENIYVALAVLSGKAISGLVEYLIDEEHILERLEGKQKH, from the exons ATGGGCTCACAGCTCATTCAACCAACAGTGACCAAAGGAAGGGATGAAGTTTATGTTGCAGCAGTGCCTCTAAGAGCAACAAAAGGAGATGCCCAGCTGCTTACATCTGCTGCTTATTCTCTCAATCTCTGGAATTTGCTGCATTTCATGGTTATTATCAAACCCTCTTCACCACCACCTGATTGTCAG GCCATGGTTTTCGATTTTCAACCTAAAGATCCTGAAAACATATATGTAGCCCTTGCAGTTCTATCTGGGAAAGCAATATCCG GCTTGGTCGAGTACCTGATCGATGAAGAACATATATTGGAGCGTTTGGAAGGAAAACAGAAACATTGA
- the LOC137749171 gene encoding uncharacterized protein — MDTQFPKSLFSISSLVLFAFFIVLCSFPAVRSEPESVSESTLIRLPSESEPSDPCGRSTRSASLCPVNCFRPDPVCGVDGVTYWCGCQDAQCAGVKVAKIGFCEVGSGGSAPHSAQALLLVHIVWLIVLGFSVLFGLF; from the coding sequence ATGGATACCCAATTCCCCAAATCCCTATTTTCAATTTCTTCCCTTGTTCTTTTCGCCTTCTTCATCGTCCTCTGCTCCTTCCCAGCCGTCCGATCAGAACCAGAGTCCGTATCCGAATCCACCCTCATCAGATTGCCCTCTGAATCCGAGCCATCCGATCCCTGTGGCCGATCGACCCGGTCAGCCTCCTTGTGCCCGGTCAATTGCTTCCGCCCTGACCCGGTCTGCGGCGTCGATGGCGTGACCTACTGGTGTGGCTGCCAAGATGCCCAATGCGCTGGGGTCAAGGTGGCGAAAATAGGGTTTTGTGAGGTGGGTAGCGGCGGCTCCGCCCCCCACTCTGCTCAAGCTTTGCTTTTGGTTCACATTGTTTGGCTCATCGTCCTCGGCTTCTCCGTCTTGTTCGGCCTGTTCTGA